Proteins encoded in a region of the Nicotiana tomentosiformis chromosome 9, ASM39032v3, whole genome shotgun sequence genome:
- the LOC138898847 gene encoding uncharacterized protein, with the protein MVDFDVTIGMVWLASCYANIDCHTKMVRFHFPSEPVIEWKGNIAMMKGRFISYLKAIKMISKCYIYHLLHVRDAEVDLPTLQFVPVVNEFPDELPGLPPEREIEFSIDVLPVTQPISIPPYRIAPAESRELKAQLKEVLDKGFIRPSTSPWGVPVLFAWKKDG; encoded by the coding sequence atggttgattttgatgtgacaATAGGAATGGTTTGGTTGGCATCATGTTACGCAAACATTGATTGTcatacgaagatggttaggtttcattTTCCCAGTGAACCCGTCATTGAATGGAAGGGAAACATTGCTATGatgaaaggtaggtttatttcctatcttaaggcgaTAAAGATGATCTCAAAgtgttacatttatcatctccTTCACGTTAGAGATGCGGAGGTGGATCTGCCTACTCTACAATTTGttcccgtggtcaatgaatttccagatgaacttccaggccttcctcctgaaagggagattgagtttagcattgatgtgtTACCTGTCACTCagccgatctctatccctccatacagaaTAGCCCCCGCAGAGtcgcgagagttgaaggcacagttgaaggaagtgctggataagggcttcattaggcctagcacttcaccttggggtgtgcCAGTTTTGTTCGCGTGGAAGAAAGATGGGTAG